From Oncorhynchus tshawytscha isolate Ot180627B linkage group LG27, Otsh_v2.0, whole genome shotgun sequence, a single genomic window includes:
- the LOC112258592 gene encoding supervillin isoform X10, whose product MSVADKMSLFKELEKTAAPEASSFLKPRSGSATYERRGRRGNEHRSLTQPITCEEVVVATSSTPQPAESGEAQAVQAEAEAVEDDENSKLTMSEKLALFNKLSVPGNQGDATPHAPPERHRQKGARYRTQPITVEEVSLLQKGPIQLPPLRLSPTLADRQQEQSVNLRPSEVRQAQPRPGADVEPNTGPDLSQQGQQQRRDSEPGEIRGILRKSPSGGPEWDRDRDTMREGRQQDQSGGGERGNGVEERRAERHDKVTVPRRERPASSAPWRQRNRNRRETVAMCSPARPSSEQGHPQEERQMHPPGNTTGRDRLSDTSREEERGSRVRRDTPPRQHVQVTLAGQRKEDSEISHDAPAVNPQCWDPVFSSVYSNSTPQYVMCYNQTSSSYEAQEVSSPTQTLSQPQWRQKHARPVEEEELPQASVAERMRTLQESEEQWKARGTGAANGSAQYTVAGRMAKKGLVSPVSDIHETHPSHTKRPSTGATATACPCEEISSHPGMEVEEDTKLDKLDSIVDRLNTTPQDTPLEVTSGRVKEVMTPDDRETCGGFYREVLPPSPSALTAGAGAANGTDPEQDLSALCQTNTPMLTSEVAQHRRSVRPSRRTQGSRNPLRALAARDDIRQDFMGERVTMATMNTNRTQVEKTGLASTDDFSHVDLRDVTSTESMTNNNNLPISNLMLIHIKGWHHVQVRLVEPTARSLNSGDCFLLVTPTHCILWSGEFANTAEKAKASELASLIQTQGDLGCRACGVIHLEEGVNTDNSLASDFWNLLGGKTQYGGAGAPEEDELYESGVVESNCLYRLVENRLVPHEQAWAAIPTVSLLGSTEALVFDFGSEVYLWHGKDVVPGDRSVAVQLAQQVWGGPYDYSNCRVNPLDPTHCNPSIQPQGERRPGWALFGCVSEHKETAVFKEKFLDWAGDKEETAAMVVEVVQTAMPVWPQQSPQPQQQIECVSLCACDAKALVAGQGVAVPGGGAVPTVLGGVDVQRGHGIVPLEDGRQVELSTVAVDTWHIQEFEDSEVQLESPGQLHEGDTYLVRWTYTLSPADQSGQPGRECSAVFIWQGRHSSINGRGASALRSHEGTQVMVPQGQEPPCFLQLFQGGLVIHKGCRADTTNNTGVWRLFCVRGELPEEASLLEVDSRCGSLRSRGSLILLNSQQGALYLWHGCKVHASSREAGKRAVERLTQMCPPELGLSSESPLSVQEVEEGAEPVEFGNAIGQQDRKAYDCMLQDPGKYNFTPRLFHLSTRSGTFQGEELQSPARLPGVVMAMPFVQESLYFMPQPALFLLDNCMELYLWQAGEPEDSETAGSACNRWANERRCAMQTVLQYCKERNPRRPLQAYLIQDGAEPLTFTNIFPRWEKRPTPTTQGEAGRVKLTLVQDALAQLSKTQYPLEELLQTPLPDGVDPQRLEIYLSDHDFQTILEMKRDEYDFLPNWKQISLKKSKGLLKT is encoded by the exons ATGAGTGTGGCGGACAAGATGTCTTTGTTTAAA GAGCTAGAGAAGACAGCAGCCCCTGAGGCCTCCTCCTTTCTGAAGCCTCGCTCTGGCAGCGCCACGTATGAACGCAGAGGACGCCGCGGCAACGAGCACCGCTCACTCACTCAGCCAATTACCtgtgaggaggtggtggtggccaCCAG CAGCACCCCCCAGCCAGCAGAGTCAGGCGAGGCCCAGGCTGTGCAGGCCGAGGCGGAGGCGGTGGAGGACGATGAGAACAGTAAGCTGACTATGAGCGAGAAGCTGGCTCTGTTCAACAAGCTGTCCGTGCCAGGGAACCAGGGGGATGCCACTCCCCATGCCCCcccagagagacacaggcagaagGGGGCACGCTACCGCACACAGCCCATCACTGTGGAGGAGGTCAGCCTG CTCCAGAAAGGCCCCATCCAGCTGCCCCCGCTGCGCCTGTCCCCCACCCTCGCCGACCGGCAGCAGGAGCAGTCCGTCAACCTGAGGCCCAGTGAGGTGCGCCAGGCCCAGCCTCGACCCGGGGCCGACGTGGAGCCTAACACAGGACCTGACCTGTCCCAGCAGGGCCAGCAGCAGCGCAGGGACTCTGAGCCAGGAGAGATCAGAGGCATCCTGAGGAAGAGCCCCTCTGGAGGACCAGAATGGgaccgagacagagacactatGAGGGAGGGCAGACAGCAGGAccagagtggaggaggggagagggggaatggggtggaggagaggagggcagagagacatGATAAGGTAACAGTGCCTcgtagagagagaccagcctccTCGGCCCcctggagacagaggaacaggaacaggagggAGACGGTGGCCATGTGTAGCCCAGCCAGGCCCTCCTCAGAGCAGGGTCACCCCCAGGAGGAGAGGCAGATGCACCCCCCTGGGAACACCACTGGGAGAGACAG GTTGTCAGATACttccagggaggaggagagggggagcagggtgAGGAGAGACACCCCTCCTAGACAACACGTCCAGGTGACCTTGGCGGGCCAGAGGAAG GAAGACAGTGAGATCTCCCATGATGCACCAGCTGTCAACCCTCAGTGCTGG gATCCTGTCTTTTCCTCTGTCTATTCGAACAGTACACCTCAATATGTCATGTGTTACAatcag aCCAGCTCTTCCTATGAGGCCCAGGAGGTCTCCTCTCCTACCCAGACCCTTTCTCAGCCCCAATGGAGACAGAAg CACGCTAGACCAGTAGAAGAGGAGGAGCTGCCTCAGGCGTCGGTGGCTGAGCGAATGAGAACCCTacaggagagtgaggagcagTGGAAGGCCAGAGGGACAGGGGCCGCCAACGGCTCAGCCCAGTACACTGTGGCCGGACGCATGGCGAAGAAAG GTTTGGTGTCCCCTGTATCGGACATACACGAGACCCATCCATCTCACACTAAGAGACCCTCCACAGGAGCCACAGCAACAGCATGCCCATGTGAAG AGATCTCCAGTCACCCTGGGATGGAGGTGGAAGAGGATACAAAGCTGGACAAACTGGATTCCATTGTGGACAGGCTGAATA ccaCTCCCCAGGACACGCCCCTGGAGGTGACCTCAGGGAGGGTGAAGGAGGTCATGACCCCTGATGACCGGGAGACGTGTGGTGGTTTCTACAGGGAGGTGTTGCCCCCCTCACCCTCTGCCCTCACTGCTGGGGCTGGTGCTGCCAATGGAACTGACCCGGAACAGGACCTCAGTGCCCTCTGCCAGACCAACACACCcat gctgaCATCAGAAGTAGCGCAGCACAGGCGGTCGGTGCGTCCGTCCCGTAGGACCCAGGGCTCCCGGAACCCTCTGCGTGCTCTGGCGGCCCGTGATGACATCAGACAGGACTTCAtgggagagagagtcaccatGGCTACCATGAACACTAACAGGACACAAGTGGAGAAGA CAGGTCTGGCCAGTACAGATGACTTCAGTCATGTCGATCTGCGTGATGTCACTTCCACAGAGTCAATGACGAACAACAACAACCTGCCCATCAGCAACCTCATGCTCATTCACATCAAAG GTTGGCATCATGTGCAAGTGCGTCTAGTGGAGcccacagccaggtctctgaacaGTGGAGACTGCTTCCTGCTGGTCACACCCACTCACTGCATCCTCTGGAGCGGAGAGTTCGCCAACACAGCAGAGAAGGCCAAG GCGTCAGAGCTGGCATCGTTGATCCAGACCCAGGGGGATCTGGGCTGCCGGGCCTGTGGGGTCATCCACCTAGAGGAGGGGGTCAATACTGACAACAGCCTGGCCTCTGACTTCTGGAACCTTCTGGGAGGAAAGACACAATACGGAG gAGCGGGAGCCCCAGAAGAGGATGAGCTGTATgagagtggggtggtggagtctAACTGTTTGTACAGGCTGGTGGAGAACAGGCTAGTACCCCATGAGCAGGCCTGGGCAGCCATCCCCACTGTCTCCCTACTGGGATCCACTGAG GCCCTGGTGTTTGACTTTGGCAGCGAGGTGTACCTGTGGCATGGGAAGGATGTTGTCCCTGGTGACAGGAGTGTGGCTGTACAGCTGGCCCAGCAGGTGTGGGGTGGTCCCTACGACTACAGCAACTGTAGGGTCAACCCACTGGACCCCACACACTGCAACCCCAGCATACAGCC GCAAGGTGAAAGACGGCCCGGCTGGGCTCTGTTTGGCTGTGTCTCTGAGCACAAGGAGACAGCCGTCTTCAAGGAGAAGTttctggactgggctggagaTAAGGAGGAGACCGCTGcaatggtggtggaggtggtacag aCTGCCATGCCAGTGTGGCCCCAGCAGAGTCCCCAGCCCCAGCAGCAGAtagagtgtgtgtctctgtgtgcgtgtgatgCCAAGGCGCTGGTGGCAGGGCAGGGGGTGGCGGTGCCAGGGGGCGGGGCGGTCCCTACAGTCCTGGGGGGGGTGGATGTTCAGAGGGGGCATGGTATTGTGCCCCTGGAGGACGGGCGGCAGGTGGAGCTCAGCACTGTTGCCGTGGATACCTGGCACATTCAGGAGTTTGAGGACAGCGAGGTCCAGCTGGAGAGCCCAGGGCAGCTGCATGAAGGAGACACATACCTGGTCCGCTGGACCTATACTCTCAGCCCAGCGGATCAAAGCGGGCAGCCTGGGAGGGAGTGCTCTGCTGTCTTCATCTGGCAGGGCCGGCACTCCAGTATCAATGGGCGAGGCGCGTCTGCCCTCAGGAGTCATGAGGGAACACAG gtGATGGTGCCTCAGGGGCAGGAGCCTCCATGTTTCCTTCAGCTTTTCCAGGGAGGTCTGGTCATCCACAAAGGCTGCCGAGCGGACACCACCAACAACACAG GAGTCTGGCGTCTGTTCTGTGTGCGTGGGGAGCTGCCTGAGGAAGCCAGTCTGTTGGAGGTGGACAGTCGCTGTGGCAGCCTGCGTTCCCGAGGTTCTCTCATACTGCTCAACAGTCAACAGGGGGCGCTCTACCTGTGGCATGGCTGTAAGGTCCACGCCAGCTCCCGGGAGGCAGGCAAGAGGGCTGTGGAGCGACTCACTCAGAT gtGCCCTCCTGAACTGGGCCTCAGCAGTGAAAGCCCTTTGAGTGTGCAGGAAGTGGAGGAAGGGGCGGAGCCTGTGGAGTTTGGGAACGCTATTGGGCAGCAGGACAGGAAGGCCTATGACTGCATGCTACAAG ATCCAGGGAAGTATAACTTCACGCCACGCCTCTTCCATCTGAGTACCCGTTCCGGAACTTTCCAGGGGGAAGAGCTGCAGAGCCCTGCCCGGTTGCCAGGGGTTGTCATGGCGATGCCCTTTGTCCAGGAGAGCCTGTACTTTATGCCACAGCCAG ccctgttcctgctGGATAACTGTATGGAGCTGTATCTGTGGCAGGCAGGTGAGCCTGAGGACAGTGAGACCGCTGGCTCAGCCTGTAACCGCTGGGCTAACGAGAGGAGATGTGCCATGCAGACAGTGCTCCAGTACTGCAAAG AGAGGAACCCAAGGCGCCCCCTTCAGGCCTACCTCATCCAGGACGGAGCAGAACCCCTCACCTTCACCAACATTTTCCCTCGCTGGGAGAAGAGACCCACACCCACCACGCAG GGGGAGGCCGGGCGGGTCAAGCTGACCTTGGTGCAGGACGCCCTGGCCCAGCTCAGTAAGACCCAGTACCCCCTAGAGGAGCTGCTGCAGACCCCTCTGCCAGACGGAGTGGACCCCCAGCGCCTGGAGATATACCTCTCCGACCACGACTTCCAG ACTATtttggagatgaagagagatgagtATGACTTCCTCCCAAACTGGAAACAAATCAGCCTGAAAAAAAGCAAAGGACTATTGAAAACCTGA
- the LOC112258592 gene encoding supervillin isoform X5 translates to MDTIENPALEPRSERIARYKAERRRELQERYGNMEELPSKWVRRDGTLMNSDRILSGGVNGRAGGPEGGRRESNTPLESEPRRVSNGFEADTAADPTYLRRQCSSGSAGMLSGGEPLAPPGPPGPDAAQLQTRVSVGQLRSALLQQTGTGTQPEKVSPDSGRAASSLDLAVKPGSEWGRQRTRRYLPGVSGGGRKTNERFRTQPITACEVQESGGLLEEEANAKADVKTDDRAKMSVADKMSLFKELEKTAAPEASSFLKPRSGSATYERRGRRGNEHRSLTQPITCEEVVVATSSTPQPAESGEAQAVQAEAEAVEDDENSKLTMSEKLALFNKLSVPGNQGDATPHAPPERHRQKGARYRTQPITVEEVSLLQKGPIQLPPLRLSPTLADRQQEQSVNLRPSEVRQAQPRPGADVEPNTGPDLSQQGQQQRRDSEPGEIRGILRKSPSGGPEWDRDRDTMREGRQQDQSGGGERGNGVEERRAERHDKVTVPRRERPASSAPWRQRNRNRRETVAMCSPARPSSEQGHPQEERQMHPPGNTTGRDRLSDTSREEERGSRVRRDTPPRQHVQVTLAGQRKEDSEISHDAPAVNPQCWTSSSYEAQEVSSPTQTLSQPQWRQKHARPVEEEELPQASVAERMRTLQESEEQWKARGTGAANGSAQYTVAGRMAKKGLVSPVSDIHETHPSHTKRPSTGATATACPCEEISSHPGMEVEEDTKLDKLDSIVDRLNTTPQDTPLEVTSGRVKEVMTPDDRETCGGFYREVLPPSPSALTAGAGAANGTDPEQDLSALCQTNTPMLTSEVAQHRRSVRPSRRTQGSRNPLRALAARDDIRQDFMGERVTMATMNTNRTQVEKTGLASTDDFSHVDLRDVTSTESMTNNNNLPISNLMLIHIKGWHHVQVRLVEPTARSLNSGDCFLLVTPTHCILWSGEFANTAEKAKASELASLIQTQGDLGCRACGVIHLEEGVNTDNSLASDFWNLLGGKTQYGGAGAPEEDELYESGVVESNCLYRLVENRLVPHEQAWAAIPTVSLLGSTEALVFDFGSEVYLWHGKDVVPGDRSVAVQLAQQVWGGPYDYSNCRVNPLDPTHCNPSIQPQGERRPGWALFGCVSEHKETAVFKEKFLDWAGDKEETAAMVVEVVQTAMPVWPQQSPQPQQQIECVSLCACDAKALVAGQGVAVPGGGAVPTVLGGVDVQRGHGIVPLEDGRQVELSTVAVDTWHIQEFEDSEVQLESPGQLHEGDTYLVRWTYTLSPADQSGQPGRECSAVFIWQGRHSSINGRGASALRSHEGTQVMVPQGQEPPCFLQLFQGGLVIHKGCRADTTNNTGVWRLFCVRGELPEEASLLEVDSRCGSLRSRGSLILLNSQQGALYLWHGCKVHASSREAGKRAVERLTQMCPPELGLSSESPLSVQEVEEGAEPVEFGNAIGQQDRKAYDCMLQDPGKYNFTPRLFHLSTRSGTFQGEELQSPARLPGVVMAMPFVQESLYFMPQPALFLLDNCMELYLWQAGEPEDSETAGSACNRWANERRCAMQTVLQYCKERNPRRPLQAYLIQDGAEPLTFTNIFPRWEKRPTPTTQGEAGRVKLTLVQDALAQLSKTQYPLEELLQTPLPDGVDPQRLEIYLSDHDFQTILEMKRDEYDFLPNWKQISLKKSKGLLKT, encoded by the exons ATGGACACTATAGAGAACCCCGCCTTGGAGCCCAGATCGGAGCGGATCGCCCGCTACAAGGCCGAGAGGAGGCGGGAGCTACAAGAACGCTACGGCAACATGGAGGAGCTCCCATCCAAGTGGGTGAGGAGGGATGGGACTCTCATGAACTCAGACAGGATCCTCTCTGGGGGGGTGAACGGCAGAGCGGGGGGGCCGGaggggggcaggagggagagCAACACCCCTCTGGAGTCAGAACCGAGGAGAGTCTCCAACGGCTTTGAGGCAGACACTGCTGCAGACCCAACATACCTCCGAAG GCAGTGTTCTTCTGGCTCTGCCGGCATGTTGAGTGGGGGGGAGCCCCTAGCTCCCCCAGGCCCCCCTGGACCCGACGCGGCCCAGCTGCAAACGCGGGTGTCGGTGGGCCAGTTGAGGAGTGCCCTGCTGCAGCAGACCGGGACTGGAACACAGCCTGAGAAAGT TAGTCCCGACAGTGGCCGCGCGGCCTCTTCCCTTGACCTGGCTGTAAAGCCGGGCTCGGAGTGGGGACGGCAGCGCACCCGTCGCTACCTCCCTGGGGTGTCAGGCGGGGGCCGCAAAACCAACGAGCGCTTCAGGACACAGCCGATCACAGCCTGCGAGGTGCAGGAGAGCGGCGG GCTGCTAGAGGAAGAGGCGAACGCAAAAG CTGATGTGAAGACAGACGACAGAGCCAAGATGAGTGTGGCGGACAAGATGTCTTTGTTTAAA GAGCTAGAGAAGACAGCAGCCCCTGAGGCCTCCTCCTTTCTGAAGCCTCGCTCTGGCAGCGCCACGTATGAACGCAGAGGACGCCGCGGCAACGAGCACCGCTCACTCACTCAGCCAATTACCtgtgaggaggtggtggtggccaCCAG CAGCACCCCCCAGCCAGCAGAGTCAGGCGAGGCCCAGGCTGTGCAGGCCGAGGCGGAGGCGGTGGAGGACGATGAGAACAGTAAGCTGACTATGAGCGAGAAGCTGGCTCTGTTCAACAAGCTGTCCGTGCCAGGGAACCAGGGGGATGCCACTCCCCATGCCCCcccagagagacacaggcagaagGGGGCACGCTACCGCACACAGCCCATCACTGTGGAGGAGGTCAGCCTG CTCCAGAAAGGCCCCATCCAGCTGCCCCCGCTGCGCCTGTCCCCCACCCTCGCCGACCGGCAGCAGGAGCAGTCCGTCAACCTGAGGCCCAGTGAGGTGCGCCAGGCCCAGCCTCGACCCGGGGCCGACGTGGAGCCTAACACAGGACCTGACCTGTCCCAGCAGGGCCAGCAGCAGCGCAGGGACTCTGAGCCAGGAGAGATCAGAGGCATCCTGAGGAAGAGCCCCTCTGGAGGACCAGAATGGgaccgagacagagacactatGAGGGAGGGCAGACAGCAGGAccagagtggaggaggggagagggggaatggggtggaggagaggagggcagagagacatGATAAGGTAACAGTGCCTcgtagagagagaccagcctccTCGGCCCcctggagacagaggaacaggaacaggagggAGACGGTGGCCATGTGTAGCCCAGCCAGGCCCTCCTCAGAGCAGGGTCACCCCCAGGAGGAGAGGCAGATGCACCCCCCTGGGAACACCACTGGGAGAGACAG GTTGTCAGATACttccagggaggaggagagggggagcagggtgAGGAGAGACACCCCTCCTAGACAACACGTCCAGGTGACCTTGGCGGGCCAGAGGAAG GAAGACAGTGAGATCTCCCATGATGCACCAGCTGTCAACCCTCAGTGCTGG aCCAGCTCTTCCTATGAGGCCCAGGAGGTCTCCTCTCCTACCCAGACCCTTTCTCAGCCCCAATGGAGACAGAAg CACGCTAGACCAGTAGAAGAGGAGGAGCTGCCTCAGGCGTCGGTGGCTGAGCGAATGAGAACCCTacaggagagtgaggagcagTGGAAGGCCAGAGGGACAGGGGCCGCCAACGGCTCAGCCCAGTACACTGTGGCCGGACGCATGGCGAAGAAAG GTTTGGTGTCCCCTGTATCGGACATACACGAGACCCATCCATCTCACACTAAGAGACCCTCCACAGGAGCCACAGCAACAGCATGCCCATGTGAAG AGATCTCCAGTCACCCTGGGATGGAGGTGGAAGAGGATACAAAGCTGGACAAACTGGATTCCATTGTGGACAGGCTGAATA ccaCTCCCCAGGACACGCCCCTGGAGGTGACCTCAGGGAGGGTGAAGGAGGTCATGACCCCTGATGACCGGGAGACGTGTGGTGGTTTCTACAGGGAGGTGTTGCCCCCCTCACCCTCTGCCCTCACTGCTGGGGCTGGTGCTGCCAATGGAACTGACCCGGAACAGGACCTCAGTGCCCTCTGCCAGACCAACACACCcat gctgaCATCAGAAGTAGCGCAGCACAGGCGGTCGGTGCGTCCGTCCCGTAGGACCCAGGGCTCCCGGAACCCTCTGCGTGCTCTGGCGGCCCGTGATGACATCAGACAGGACTTCAtgggagagagagtcaccatGGCTACCATGAACACTAACAGGACACAAGTGGAGAAGA CAGGTCTGGCCAGTACAGATGACTTCAGTCATGTCGATCTGCGTGATGTCACTTCCACAGAGTCAATGACGAACAACAACAACCTGCCCATCAGCAACCTCATGCTCATTCACATCAAAG GTTGGCATCATGTGCAAGTGCGTCTAGTGGAGcccacagccaggtctctgaacaGTGGAGACTGCTTCCTGCTGGTCACACCCACTCACTGCATCCTCTGGAGCGGAGAGTTCGCCAACACAGCAGAGAAGGCCAAG GCGTCAGAGCTGGCATCGTTGATCCAGACCCAGGGGGATCTGGGCTGCCGGGCCTGTGGGGTCATCCACCTAGAGGAGGGGGTCAATACTGACAACAGCCTGGCCTCTGACTTCTGGAACCTTCTGGGAGGAAAGACACAATACGGAG gAGCGGGAGCCCCAGAAGAGGATGAGCTGTATgagagtggggtggtggagtctAACTGTTTGTACAGGCTGGTGGAGAACAGGCTAGTACCCCATGAGCAGGCCTGGGCAGCCATCCCCACTGTCTCCCTACTGGGATCCACTGAG GCCCTGGTGTTTGACTTTGGCAGCGAGGTGTACCTGTGGCATGGGAAGGATGTTGTCCCTGGTGACAGGAGTGTGGCTGTACAGCTGGCCCAGCAGGTGTGGGGTGGTCCCTACGACTACAGCAACTGTAGGGTCAACCCACTGGACCCCACACACTGCAACCCCAGCATACAGCC GCAAGGTGAAAGACGGCCCGGCTGGGCTCTGTTTGGCTGTGTCTCTGAGCACAAGGAGACAGCCGTCTTCAAGGAGAAGTttctggactgggctggagaTAAGGAGGAGACCGCTGcaatggtggtggaggtggtacag aCTGCCATGCCAGTGTGGCCCCAGCAGAGTCCCCAGCCCCAGCAGCAGAtagagtgtgtgtctctgtgtgcgtgtgatgCCAAGGCGCTGGTGGCAGGGCAGGGGGTGGCGGTGCCAGGGGGCGGGGCGGTCCCTACAGTCCTGGGGGGGGTGGATGTTCAGAGGGGGCATGGTATTGTGCCCCTGGAGGACGGGCGGCAGGTGGAGCTCAGCACTGTTGCCGTGGATACCTGGCACATTCAGGAGTTTGAGGACAGCGAGGTCCAGCTGGAGAGCCCAGGGCAGCTGCATGAAGGAGACACATACCTGGTCCGCTGGACCTATACTCTCAGCCCAGCGGATCAAAGCGGGCAGCCTGGGAGGGAGTGCTCTGCTGTCTTCATCTGGCAGGGCCGGCACTCCAGTATCAATGGGCGAGGCGCGTCTGCCCTCAGGAGTCATGAGGGAACACAG gtGATGGTGCCTCAGGGGCAGGAGCCTCCATGTTTCCTTCAGCTTTTCCAGGGAGGTCTGGTCATCCACAAAGGCTGCCGAGCGGACACCACCAACAACACAG GAGTCTGGCGTCTGTTCTGTGTGCGTGGGGAGCTGCCTGAGGAAGCCAGTCTGTTGGAGGTGGACAGTCGCTGTGGCAGCCTGCGTTCCCGAGGTTCTCTCATACTGCTCAACAGTCAACAGGGGGCGCTCTACCTGTGGCATGGCTGTAAGGTCCACGCCAGCTCCCGGGAGGCAGGCAAGAGGGCTGTGGAGCGACTCACTCAGAT gtGCCCTCCTGAACTGGGCCTCAGCAGTGAAAGCCCTTTGAGTGTGCAGGAAGTGGAGGAAGGGGCGGAGCCTGTGGAGTTTGGGAACGCTATTGGGCAGCAGGACAGGAAGGCCTATGACTGCATGCTACAAG ATCCAGGGAAGTATAACTTCACGCCACGCCTCTTCCATCTGAGTACCCGTTCCGGAACTTTCCAGGGGGAAGAGCTGCAGAGCCCTGCCCGGTTGCCAGGGGTTGTCATGGCGATGCCCTTTGTCCAGGAGAGCCTGTACTTTATGCCACAGCCAG ccctgttcctgctGGATAACTGTATGGAGCTGTATCTGTGGCAGGCAGGTGAGCCTGAGGACAGTGAGACCGCTGGCTCAGCCTGTAACCGCTGGGCTAACGAGAGGAGATGTGCCATGCAGACAGTGCTCCAGTACTGCAAAG AGAGGAACCCAAGGCGCCCCCTTCAGGCCTACCTCATCCAGGACGGAGCAGAACCCCTCACCTTCACCAACATTTTCCCTCGCTGGGAGAAGAGACCCACACCCACCACGCAG GGGGAGGCCGGGCGGGTCAAGCTGACCTTGGTGCAGGACGCCCTGGCCCAGCTCAGTAAGACCCAGTACCCCCTAGAGGAGCTGCTGCAGACCCCTCTGCCAGACGGAGTGGACCCCCAGCGCCTGGAGATATACCTCTCCGACCACGACTTCCAG ACTATtttggagatgaagagagatgagtATGACTTCCTCCCAAACTGGAAACAAATCAGCCTGAAAAAAAGCAAAGGACTATTGAAAACCTGA